The following are encoded together in the Cloacibacillus sp. genome:
- a CDS encoding DegT/DnrJ/EryC1/StrS family aminotransferase: MKKNVLVTRSSMPPFEEFANEMVSLWESHWLTNMGEKHQQFEAGLLSYLGADNVALFTNGHLALENIIAAYDLSGEVITTPYTFASTTHAIVRNGLRPVFCDTNSTDYTMDVTKIESLITAKTSAILPVHVYGNLCDVAEIERIAAKYNLKVIYDAAHAFGVVENGIGVANFGDASMFSFHATKVFNTIEGGAVVFRDSALKRRLDNQKNFGITGPETVEFVGGNAKMNEFQAAMGLCNLRHVDEEIAKRKIVVERYLERLSSVDGVKLTPIKNNVRHNYAYMPVVFDNYKYTRDEIDEKLRAENIFPRKYFYPITSSFECYKGMFHISPTPVAKHISECVLTLPLYADLALDDVDRICDIILK, encoded by the coding sequence ATGAAAAAAAATGTCTTAGTTACTCGTTCTTCAATGCCGCCCTTTGAAGAATTTGCAAACGAAATGGTGTCTTTGTGGGAATCTCATTGGCTTACAAACATGGGCGAAAAGCATCAACAGTTTGAAGCGGGGCTCCTTTCATATCTTGGAGCTGACAATGTTGCACTGTTTACTAACGGACACCTAGCGCTTGAGAATATCATAGCTGCTTACGACCTGTCTGGGGAAGTCATTACTACCCCATATACTTTTGCATCAACCACGCATGCAATAGTGCGCAACGGCCTGCGGCCTGTTTTCTGTGATACAAATTCCACTGATTACACTATGGATGTTACAAAAATTGAATCTCTCATAACAGCAAAGACAAGTGCTATCCTCCCTGTTCATGTTTATGGCAATCTATGCGATGTTGCAGAGATTGAACGAATAGCTGCTAAATATAACCTGAAGGTTATTTATGATGCGGCTCACGCCTTTGGTGTAGTGGAGAATGGCATAGGTGTTGCTAACTTTGGCGATGCCTCAATGTTTAGTTTCCACGCTACGAAGGTCTTTAACACTATAGAGGGAGGCGCCGTTGTTTTCCGTGATTCGGCGTTGAAAAGAAGACTTGACAACCAAAAGAACTTTGGGATAACAGGGCCAGAGACGGTGGAGTTTGTCGGCGGCAACGCAAAAATGAACGAGTTTCAGGCTGCAATGGGGCTATGTAATCTGCGGCATGTAGACGAAGAAATAGCTAAACGGAAGATTGTTGTAGAAAGATATTTGGAGCGGCTTTCCAGTGTGGATGGCGTTAAACTGACGCCAATAAAAAACAACGTCAGGCATAACTATGCTTATATGCCGGTAGTCTTTGATAATTATAAATATACGCGCGACGAAATAGATGAAAAACTGCGAGCGGAGAATATTTTTCCGCGTAAATATTTTTATCCTATAACCAGCTCATTTGAATGTTATAAAGGAATGTTCCACATTTCACCAACCCCAGTAGCCAAACATATTTCGGAATGCGTGTTGACGTTGCCGTTATATGCTGATTTAGCGTTGGATGATGTTGACAGGATTTGCGATATTATTTTGAAATAG
- a CDS encoding SDR family oxidoreductase, protein MDNTNQRPFILITGASSGVGRATAVALSDAYNLILHGRNMEKLEKTKSLCSNTATIFLWPCDFGVIEMVENSLVVLLTHLKIKISGLVYSAGMVEMLPLRALSLDKLRDTFNTNFLSAAIISKVLVQKKMNGTELKNIVFISSNISDRGGKAFSVYAASKGALDSFMRCLAVELAPRVRVNSLLPGGMRTEMTEDICKDTALMERMEATYPLGMGKPENIAAAVKFLLSDDGSWITGQTITIDGGRTINITG, encoded by the coding sequence ATGGATAATACTAACCAACGTCCATTTATACTGATTACAGGAGCGTCTTCTGGCGTTGGCAGAGCCACCGCTGTTGCGTTGTCAGATGCATATAACTTGATACTTCACGGACGCAATATGGAAAAACTAGAGAAGACAAAATCACTTTGTTCCAACACTGCAACAATTTTTTTATGGCCATGTGATTTTGGGGTCATTGAGATGGTAGAGAATTCGTTAGTTGTTCTCCTTACACACCTCAAAATTAAAATATCTGGACTGGTCTATTCTGCCGGCATGGTAGAGATGCTCCCTTTGAGAGCTCTGTCTCTTGATAAATTGAGGGATACATTCAACACAAATTTTCTTTCGGCTGCTATAATATCAAAGGTTCTTGTCCAAAAAAAAATGAACGGTACAGAACTTAAAAACATAGTTTTTATTTCCAGTAATATCAGTGATAGAGGTGGAAAAGCATTTTCTGTCTATGCGGCGTCCAAGGGAGCGTTGGACTCGTTTATGCGTTGTCTTGCGGTTGAACTGGCCCCCAGGGTCAGGGTGAATTCACTCCTCCCTGGTGGAATGAGAACAGAAATGACAGAAGACATATGTAAAGATACAGCGCTAATGGAGCGAATGGAAGCAACTTATCCACTTGGCATGGGTAAACCGGAGAATATTGCAGCTGCTGTAAAGTTTTTGTTGTCAGATGATGGAAGCTGGATAACGGGGCAAACTATTACGATTGATGGAGGACGAACCATCAATATTACAGGGTAA
- a CDS encoding SDR family oxidoreductase, producing MMDNPFALKGKRYLVTGAASGIGRSSAEILSALGAELILADRNEDGLVKTLGRCPSAVKMLPIDLMEVHSISSVVETAVKEFGKLHGVVHAAGVPYISPLKAVDMDKLHRVFAVNTYAAAEIAKAFSSRKVYAGESGSVVFISSVYASVGCPCNAGYAMSKAAIEGLTRALAMEFAGRKIRVNCIAPGFIKTPMDKAVSGYFDNEHEDVITGLHPLGLGQPSDVAYAIAYLLSEASRWVTGTIMHVDGGFTAQ from the coding sequence ATGATGGATAATCCATTTGCCCTGAAGGGCAAACGCTATCTTGTTACCGGGGCGGCATCGGGGATAGGTCGTTCTTCGGCGGAGATTTTATCTGCTTTAGGGGCTGAGTTAATACTAGCAGACAGGAATGAAGATGGCCTTGTAAAAACATTAGGCCGGTGTCCTTCTGCTGTCAAAATGTTACCAATAGATTTAATGGAGGTACATTCTATCTCTTCCGTAGTGGAGACAGCTGTAAAAGAATTTGGCAAGCTCCATGGTGTAGTGCATGCAGCTGGTGTCCCATATATTAGCCCGCTTAAAGCTGTAGATATGGATAAGCTTCATCGAGTGTTTGCGGTCAACACATATGCTGCTGCCGAAATTGCCAAAGCTTTCAGCAGCAGGAAAGTATATGCTGGTGAGAGCGGTTCTGTAGTATTTATCTCTTCGGTTTACGCAAGTGTAGGCTGTCCCTGCAACGCAGGATATGCGATGAGTAAAGCTGCAATAGAAGGATTGACCAGAGCGCTAGCAATGGAATTTGCAGGACGAAAGATACGTGTAAACTGTATTGCTCCTGGGTTTATTAAAACGCCAATGGATAAAGCTGTTTCCGGGTATTTTGATAATGAGCATGAAGATGTGATAACAGGGCTGCATCCTTTAGGGCTGGGGCAGCCCAGCGACGTTGCTTATGCAATAGCGTACCTTCTTTCCGAAGCATCGAGATGGGTTACTGGAACCATTATGCATGTAGATGGTGGATTTACCGCTCAATAA
- a CDS encoding 3-oxoacyl-[acyl-carrier-protein] synthase III C-terminal domain-containing protein — MNLQFKGCAITGQLLIVPENERTFLEDMKTFNFSEARSLKLKAVMGYDKHRVVKDGTCVSDLVAAGFEYLFQKDFITKEELDAMILMTASPDHFLPQTSAVIHGKLGFKQDMLCLDITQGCCGFVVGLIEAFSLLSQPAINKVALVTADVLSRKVSQKDRNSYPLVGDAASITIIEKTTENHAIFANFKMDGSRCNALQIPAGGFRLPSTPETGIMEDTGDNNFRSKDNLVMDGSAVFNFVMEEVPGLIEALLGEADCTHSDVDYYLFHQPNRFMLEKLADAMNVSRDKMPSNVVEVYGNSSGTTIPAAIGLNLSDEICERTLKICFAGFGVGLTWTSVLMNVGPMKFCETFEYA, encoded by the coding sequence ATGAACCTGCAATTTAAAGGCTGCGCTATCACCGGTCAATTGTTGATTGTTCCAGAGAATGAGCGTACCTTTTTAGAAGATATGAAAACTTTTAATTTCAGCGAAGCCAGATCGCTGAAACTCAAGGCCGTTATGGGGTATGATAAACATAGAGTTGTAAAAGACGGAACCTGCGTCTCTGATTTGGTAGCTGCTGGTTTTGAATATCTCTTTCAAAAGGATTTCATAACAAAAGAAGAGCTAGATGCGATGATACTGATGACAGCTAGTCCGGATCATTTTCTCCCTCAGACGAGCGCTGTCATTCATGGTAAATTAGGTTTTAAGCAGGATATGCTATGCCTTGATATTACCCAAGGCTGTTGTGGGTTTGTTGTTGGTCTTATAGAAGCTTTTTCTCTCCTTTCTCAGCCAGCGATAAATAAGGTTGCCTTAGTGACGGCAGATGTCTTGAGTCGTAAGGTATCTCAAAAGGATCGTAATAGTTATCCTCTTGTGGGAGATGCTGCGTCAATCACCATTATTGAGAAAACGACTGAAAACCATGCTATTTTTGCCAATTTTAAGATGGATGGCAGCCGTTGCAACGCACTTCAAATACCAGCGGGAGGTTTTCGGTTGCCCTCTACACCTGAGACGGGGATAATGGAAGATACTGGGGATAATAACTTCAGATCGAAAGATAACTTGGTAATGGATGGATCGGCTGTTTTTAACTTTGTCATGGAAGAAGTTCCTGGGTTGATAGAGGCACTGCTTGGTGAAGCTGATTGTACTCATAGCGACGTAGATTATTACCTCTTTCACCAGCCAAATCGTTTTATGCTTGAAAAACTTGCAGACGCGATGAACGTCTCTCGTGATAAAATGCCTAGTAATGTAGTAGAAGTTTATGGCAATAGTAGCGGGACAACAATTCCGGCAGCCATTGGGTTGAACTTGTCAGATGAAATTTGTGAACGAACCCTTAAGATCTGTTTTGCAGGATTTGGTGTGGGGTTGACATGGACATCCGTTTTAATGAATGTTGGGCCGATGAAGTTCTGTGAAACTTTTGAGTATGCCTAA
- a CDS encoding acyl carrier protein, with product MEKIEIILKEIRPEFEFDNIEDFFEEGMLDSFDLVTLVATLDKTFGISIKGTDILPENFCNTEAIVTLLKKYEVQV from the coding sequence ATGGAAAAAATAGAAATCATCCTTAAAGAAATACGACCCGAGTTTGAATTTGACAATATAGAGGATTTTTTTGAAGAAGGTATGCTGGATTCTTTTGATTTGGTGACGCTTGTGGCAACCTTAGATAAAACTTTTGGAATCTCAATCAAGGGAACAGATATATTGCCGGAAAATTTTTGCAACACCGAGGCGATTGTCACGTTGCTCAAAAAATACGAGGTCCAGGTTTAA
- a CDS encoding GNAT family N-acetyltransferase has protein sequence MQYNIITEIDRLKEVSVEYVTNIYNLDQLNQANHVSGFVSDRCALWIIEQNNYYRLFYAGDKGTVRANLRELKINLKSPLVADVVSRSSESDIFQATDFRKYSMLSRLAMRNVEVAELYPQQAAYISNKQINDIEHLLKDEFDVFVDQIPQRPDIEGAVKRNEILGALEMGSLAGFLWYETVGRTSVIRYWCVAPAYRDKKVGAKLLRSYLSQCASSQRHLLWVKATNENAIKRYNHYGYRPDGTFDLVYIRERKVWKK, from the coding sequence ATGCAATATAATATTATTACGGAAATTGATAGGCTAAAAGAAGTTTCCGTGGAGTATGTGACCAATATCTATAACTTGGATCAGCTAAACCAAGCCAATCATGTGTCCGGTTTTGTAAGCGACAGGTGTGCTTTGTGGATCATAGAGCAAAATAATTACTACAGGTTGTTTTACGCTGGAGATAAGGGCACAGTACGGGCGAATCTAAGAGAACTTAAAATTAATCTCAAATCTCCATTGGTTGCGGACGTTGTTTCTCGTTCTTCTGAAAGCGATATATTTCAGGCCACTGACTTTAGAAAATATTCGATGCTTTCTAGGTTGGCTATGCGTAATGTTGAAGTTGCTGAACTTTATCCACAACAAGCAGCTTATATAAGCAATAAACAAATTAATGACATAGAACATTTGCTGAAGGATGAGTTTGATGTTTTTGTAGATCAGATACCACAAAGACCTGATATTGAGGGTGCCGTAAAACGCAACGAAATACTTGGCGCCTTGGAGATGGGTTCTCTTGCTGGATTTCTGTGGTATGAAACAGTAGGTCGAACGTCTGTGATTCGATATTGGTGCGTAGCACCTGCATATAGAGACAAAAAGGTCGGCGCAAAGTTATTGAGAAGTTATTTGTCACAATGTGCTAGCAGCCAAAGACATCTTCTTTGGGTCAAAGCTACTAACGAAAACGCGATAAAGAGATATAATCATTACGGCTATCGACCAGATGGTACTTTCGATTTAGTTTATATAAGGGAGCGAAAGGTATGGAAAAAATAG
- a CDS encoding amino acid adenylation domain-containing protein: protein MQINLVEYLEKTASRAPNRTAIIEGDGRITFATLSARAKALAEEIVALTGGAYNRPIAVFISKSIKSVVADIAATYSGNIYMNIDPKIPSVRLQNILQTTKPALIITDTAGIEKFREYDSTALLVNLDELKKFEPAHEEHIFERLEKIIDTDPYCIINTSGSTGTPKGVVLNHKSFIDFTEWAQSVFNFSENEVIGSLSPNVFDIYSYELCLMASKGATMAIIPDGYAVFPIKILDFMETHKVTFCFWVPTIMVNIANMDLLAAVHLSSLKLAWFAGEVFPTKQFNYWRHALPCVTFANLYGPIEITLDCTYYVVDRELKDDEPIPIGFPCRNTDILILNEQNEMAASGEDGELCVRGTSLAMGYYNNPERTAAAFTQNPLNSAYPETIYRTGDIVYKNNLGEIIFKGRRDSLIKHMGYRIELGEIEHVVVNTLKIVDNACVVYNFSKKAITLIYESKEEKDVAQMRKKIGEAFPKYMIPAVFISMQELPRNTNGKIDRLKLSKMVNEN from the coding sequence ATGCAAATCAATCTTGTAGAGTATCTGGAAAAGACGGCATCTCGTGCCCCAAATCGTACGGCAATTATCGAAGGGGATGGCCGCATTACTTTTGCCACACTTTCCGCCAGGGCTAAAGCGCTCGCCGAGGAGATTGTGGCCCTAACTGGCGGTGCCTACAATCGACCTATTGCTGTCTTTATCTCTAAAAGTATAAAAAGTGTAGTTGCTGATATTGCTGCTACCTACAGCGGTAATATCTATATGAATATAGATCCAAAGATACCATCAGTGCGCTTGCAGAATATTCTGCAAACCACTAAGCCAGCGCTGATTATAACGGATACTGCGGGCATCGAAAAATTCAGAGAATACGATTCTACTGCATTGCTCGTGAATCTTGACGAATTGAAAAAATTCGAGCCTGCACATGAAGAGCATATTTTTGAAAGGCTTGAAAAGATCATAGATACCGATCCGTATTGCATTATCAATACTTCGGGCTCTACTGGCACACCCAAAGGAGTAGTTCTAAATCACAAAAGTTTTATAGACTTCACTGAATGGGCTCAGAGTGTTTTTAATTTCAGTGAGAACGAAGTAATAGGTTCTCTTTCTCCAAACGTCTTTGATATTTACAGTTACGAGCTATGCCTTATGGCCTCTAAGGGGGCTACTATGGCAATAATACCTGATGGGTATGCGGTGTTTCCCATAAAAATTTTAGATTTCATGGAAACGCATAAGGTCACATTCTGTTTTTGGGTCCCAACTATTATGGTCAATATTGCTAATATGGATCTACTCGCGGCCGTTCATCTAAGTAGCCTTAAACTAGCGTGGTTTGCCGGAGAAGTTTTTCCAACTAAACAGTTTAATTACTGGCGTCATGCACTTCCCTGTGTTACCTTTGCTAATTTATATGGTCCTATAGAAATAACGCTGGACTGTACTTATTATGTAGTGGATCGTGAACTTAAAGATGATGAACCCATTCCGATAGGCTTTCCATGTCGGAATACAGATATATTAATTTTAAACGAACAGAATGAAATGGCAGCCAGTGGCGAAGATGGGGAGCTATGTGTAAGAGGAACCTCGCTTGCGATGGGGTATTACAATAATCCAGAGAGGACTGCCGCGGCATTTACGCAGAATCCGCTTAATTCAGCCTATCCGGAGACGATTTACAGAACCGGCGACATCGTTTACAAAAATAATCTCGGCGAGATAATCTTCAAAGGACGCCGAGACAGCCTTATTAAGCACATGGGATACAGAATTGAACTTGGTGAGATAGAGCACGTTGTAGTAAACACGCTTAAGATTGTAGATAACGCCTGCGTTGTATATAATTTTTCGAAAAAAGCGATCACGCTGATCTATGAGTCCAAAGAGGAGAAGGATGTTGCGCAAATGAGAAAGAAAATTGGCGAAGCCTTTCCTAAGTATATGATTCCTGCCGTATTTATTTCGATGCAAGAATTACCAAGAAATACGAATGGAAAGATTGACCGCCTGAAATTAAGCAAAATGGTGAATGAAAACTAG
- a CDS encoding NeuD/PglB/VioB family sugar acetyltransferase — MNKDLVIYGTHGLGRELAMTVEMLDGWNHIGYFDDTIPVGTLISHRKLPTLNFDETIAKKDKPLYIVIAVADPYGKEKLFNKLAGYNHVFFPTIIAPSAIIASDAKIGAGCIISHYVTVGPNTTIGRGVLLNTKFAVGHDTVIGDYSTFLSSTNISGNVVIGKRCFFGDQAFVIEKKRIGNDVRVGAGSRVFTNVSDGWSVFGYPAVKIN, encoded by the coding sequence ATGAATAAAGATTTGGTAATTTATGGTACGCATGGACTTGGACGTGAACTTGCTATGACTGTTGAAATGTTGGATGGGTGGAATCATATTGGATATTTTGATGACACTATTCCTGTCGGCACGTTGATATCTCATCGAAAGCTACCAACTTTAAATTTTGATGAAACTATTGCGAAGAAAGATAAGCCATTATATATTGTAATTGCTGTGGCGGATCCTTATGGCAAAGAGAAATTATTTAATAAATTGGCTGGTTATAACCATGTCTTTTTTCCAACTATAATTGCACCCTCTGCCATAATTGCTTCTGATGCTAAAATAGGAGCAGGATGTATTATAAGCCATTATGTGACAGTTGGCCCGAATACCACTATCGGCAGAGGGGTTTTGCTTAACACAAAATTTGCAGTTGGGCATGATACAGTGATAGGAGATTACTCCACCTTTTTATCTTCTACTAATATTTCGGGCAATGTCGTGATTGGGAAAAGGTGTTTTTTTGGAGATCAAGCATTTGTTATTGAAAAGAAGCGAATTGGGAATGACGTAAGGGTGGGTGCTGGAAGTAGGGTCTTTACGAATGTGTCGGACGGGTGGTCTGTTTTTGGTTATCCTGCGGTTAAGATAAATTAA
- a CDS encoding lipopolysaccharide biosynthesis protein: protein MSIISSLFWKFMERSGNQIIQVAVQIVLARLLVPSDFGMIALVLVFINLGQVFVQSGLNTALIQAKHASDVDFSSVFYISLFVAGVLYVVLYFTSPYIATFYEMSALCHVLRFLSLILFFGAVTSIQNAVVSREFKFKQLFYSSLGAALCSGAIGIAMALRGFGIWALVWQQLTNQFFLCVIMWFTVRWRPKLLFSLVRVRILLAFGWKLLISALLDTGYREMQNLVIGKMFAPSTLGFFNRGQIFPQVIVGNIDGSIQAVMLPALSREQDNPRRVKEMMRRAITMSSFIIAPLMMGLIATAEPVVKIVLTDKWLPCVPFIRICCLSFILYPIHTANLQAINALGRSDIFLKLEIIKKIMGISVLMFAIICWGSVMAIAWSAVISGIISSFINSYPNKILLKYGYLEQVMDLFPPIIIAAFMGGVVYLLNYIDYNIYIMLMSQILVGVIIYTAASKLFKIESFDYFLCMVLSLIRKQEI from the coding sequence ATGTCGATAATATCTTCTCTTTTTTGGAAATTTATGGAGCGAAGCGGAAACCAAATTATCCAGGTAGCGGTACAAATAGTGCTTGCACGATTGTTAGTTCCTTCGGATTTTGGAATGATAGCGCTTGTGCTTGTATTTATTAATCTAGGACAGGTATTTGTTCAAAGCGGCTTGAACACGGCACTGATACAGGCTAAGCATGCCTCTGATGTTGATTTTTCCTCGGTGTTTTATATCAGTCTATTTGTGGCCGGAGTATTATACGTAGTCTTATATTTTACTTCTCCATATATTGCGACTTTTTATGAAATGTCGGCGTTATGTCATGTCTTACGGTTCCTTTCTCTAATTCTTTTCTTTGGTGCAGTGACTTCTATACAGAATGCGGTAGTGTCTCGCGAATTCAAATTCAAGCAGCTCTTTTATAGCAGTTTGGGGGCTGCTTTATGTTCGGGGGCTATCGGAATAGCAATGGCCCTTCGCGGTTTCGGCATTTGGGCTCTTGTCTGGCAACAGTTAACAAACCAGTTCTTTCTATGTGTAATAATGTGGTTTACCGTAAGATGGCGACCTAAACTCTTATTCTCGTTGGTGCGAGTAAGAATTCTACTTGCGTTCGGATGGAAGCTGCTTATATCTGCTTTGCTGGATACTGGGTACCGAGAAATGCAGAATCTCGTCATTGGTAAAATGTTCGCCCCGTCTACCCTTGGGTTTTTTAATAGAGGGCAAATATTCCCTCAGGTTATAGTTGGCAATATAGATGGTTCGATTCAAGCTGTGATGTTACCGGCCTTATCTCGTGAGCAGGACAATCCGCGGCGCGTCAAGGAAATGATGCGACGTGCTATCACCATGAGTTCATTTATTATTGCTCCGCTCATGATGGGGCTTATTGCTACGGCGGAACCAGTGGTTAAGATTGTGCTTACCGACAAATGGCTTCCGTGCGTTCCATTCATACGGATATGTTGCTTATCGTTCATTTTATACCCCATTCATACGGCAAACCTTCAAGCTATAAACGCGCTGGGAAGAAGTGATATATTTCTTAAGCTTGAAATTATTAAAAAAATAATGGGGATTTCTGTCCTTATGTTTGCGATAATATGTTGGGGTTCTGTTATGGCCATTGCCTGGAGCGCAGTCATAAGCGGTATAATAAGTTCCTTTATAAACAGCTATCCAAATAAAATCTTGCTGAAGTATGGGTATCTTGAACAGGTAATGGATCTTTTTCCTCCCATAATTATTGCGGCCTTTATGGGAGGCGTGGTATACTTATTAAACTACATAGATTATAATATATATATCATGCTGATGTCTCAGATATTAGTGGGTGTAATTATTTACACGGCTGCTTCAAAATTGTTTAAAATTGAGAGTTTTGACTATTTTTTGTGTATGGTGCTATCCTTGATTAGAAAACAAGAAATATAA
- a CDS encoding glycosyltransferase: MPLISVIVTVYNHGDYLEQCLDSIMAQETEYPYEVIVHDDASTDGSREVIKSYCRKYPSIIIPILQDENQYSQKIPFIQKYILPLVNGKYIAICEGDDYWTDSRKLERQCSYMEQHPECSLCFHRAIMVKNGKTIGFIAPYSEDVDVSTEAVIAGGGGFMATNSIFYPAVYSSMMDVDFFKVAPVGDAPTQAFLATKGTVHYLNAAMSAYRTMAKGSWSERTAQSSKKSQIELCDQMIKMYESLDMYYNNRYARAVKHIKNTYKIQRLMLKDSYSEILNNEELNAALKQMPLGVNLTVRISRVAPRLCYILKIIKRLILCR; encoded by the coding sequence ATGCCATTAATATCCGTTATCGTTACAGTGTATAACCACGGGGATTATTTGGAACAGTGCCTTGATTCTATTATGGCGCAAGAAACGGAATACCCATACGAAGTTATCGTTCATGATGATGCATCAACTGATGGATCGCGTGAAGTCATAAAATCATATTGCCGTAAATATCCTAGTATCATTATTCCAATTTTGCAAGACGAGAATCAATATTCACAAAAAATACCATTCATTCAAAAATATATCCTGCCTCTCGTAAATGGTAAGTATATTGCAATATGTGAGGGTGATGATTATTGGACAGATTCTAGAAAACTAGAGCGTCAATGTTCCTATATGGAACAGCATCCAGAATGTTCACTTTGTTTTCATCGAGCTATAATGGTTAAGAATGGTAAAACAATAGGCTTTATAGCACCATATAGTGAAGATGTGGATGTTTCTACAGAAGCAGTGATTGCTGGTGGCGGCGGTTTCATGGCTACTAATTCTATCTTTTACCCAGCTGTTTATTCTTCTATGATGGATGTGGATTTTTTTAAAGTAGCTCCAGTTGGAGATGCTCCAACTCAAGCTTTCCTAGCAACGAAGGGGACTGTTCATTATTTGAACGCAGCGATGTCAGCTTATCGTACAATGGCAAAGGGGTCATGGTCGGAGAGAACGGCGCAATCAAGTAAAAAGAGTCAAATTGAACTATGTGATCAAATGATAAAAATGTATGAGAGTCTTGACATGTATTATAATAATAGATATGCACGAGCGGTTAAGCATATAAAAAATACATATAAAATACAAAGGTTAATGCTAAAAGATTCTTATAGCGAAATTTTAAATAACGAGGAATTAAACGCAGCATTAAAGCAAATGCCATTAGGCGTAAATTTGACCGTTAGGATAAGCCGTGTTGCTCCACGTTTATGCTATATTCTAAAAATAATCAAACGTTTAATACTATGTCGATAA